One Camelina sativa cultivar DH55 chromosome 3, Cs, whole genome shotgun sequence genomic window carries:
- the LOC104777063 gene encoding phospholipase A1-Igamma1, chloroplastic-like, giving the protein MENALVKTPLRKLRRRRTKRVWRLKLKLKLAWKSIKIRVKSHLPGFLVTKKHLLHIKSRKEEQDLSQVARRICKISNDSTKSLAFLLQLPKYSAADFLDRGDLMTPAASPRENISKMWRELHGSNNWENLLNPLHPWLRREVTKYGEFVESVYDSLDFDPLSEFCGSSRFNRNKLFEELGLTKHGYKVTKFIYAMSHVDVPQWFLSSSMGETWSKDSNWMGFLAVSGDRESLRIGRRDIVVAWRGTVTPTEWFMDLRTSKEPFDCKEEHGKNVVKVQSGFFSIYNSKSELTRYNKESASEQTMEEVKRLVKFFKDRGEEVSLTVTGHSLGGALALMNAYEAARDVPGLSGNVSVFSFGAPRVGNLAFKERLNSLGVKVLRVVNKQDIVPKLPGIVFNKVLNKINPITSRLNWVYRHVGTQLKLDVFSSPYVKRDSDLARSHNLEVYLHVLDGFHSKKSGFRVNARRDVASVNKSTDMLLDHLRIPECWYQVAHKGLILNKQTGRWVKPVRASEDIPSPLSTGPKPIHSL; this is encoded by the coding sequence ATGGAGAACGCATTGGTCAAAACACCATTGAGAAagctaaggagaagaagaacaaaacggGTCTGGAGATTGAAGTTGAAGCTGAAATTGGCATGGAAGTCTATCAAGATCCGGGTCAAGTCACATCTCCCAGGTTTCTTGGTTACCAAGAAACACCTCTTGCACATTAAATCACGAAAGGAAGAACAAGATTTGTCTCAAGTGGCCCGGAGGATCTGCAAAATCTCCAACGACTCGACCAAATCGCTAGCGTTTTTACTTCAGCTTCCTAAATACTCAGCCGCGGATTTCTTAGACCGCGGAGATTTGATGACTCCGGCTGCGTCTCCAAGGGAGAACATATCCAAAATGTGGCGTGAGCTTCACGGTAGCAACAATTGGGAGAATCTTCTCAATCCTCTGCATCCATGGCTTAGGAGAGAAGTAACCAAATATGGAGAATTTGTTGAATCCGTCTACGATTCACTCGATTTCGATCCTTTATCCGAGTTCTGCGGAAGCTCTAGATTCAACAGGAACAAACTCTTCGAAGAGCTTGGTTTGACCAAACATGGTTACAAGGTAACCAAATTCATCTACGCGATGTCTCATGTCGATGTTCCTCAGTGGTTCTTaagctcatctatgggagaGACATGGAGCAAAGATTCGAACTGGATGGGGTTTTTAGCTGTGAGTGGAGACAGAGAGTCGTTAAGGATCGGTCGGAGAGATATTGTTGTGGCGTGGCGTGGAACTGTGACTCCCACGGAATGGTTCATGGATCTTAGAACAAGTAAAGAGCCGTTCGATTGCAAGGAAGAACATGGCAAGAACGTGGTCAAGGTCCAAAGTGGGTTTTTTAGTATCTATAACTCCAAAAGCGAACTCACACGATACAATAAAGAGAGCGCATCTGAGCAGACGATGGAGGAAGTGAAGCGGCTAGTGAAGTTTTTTAAGGATAGAGGCGAAGAAGTGAGCCTAACCGTGACCGGTCATAGCCTTGGAGGCGCCCTGGCGCTTATGAATGCTTATGAAGCGGCTAGAGATGTTCCGGGTTTATCTGGTAACGTTTCTGTGTTCTCGTTTGGTGCGCCAAGAGTAGGTAACTTGGCATTCAAGGAAAGGCTAAACAGTTTAGGTGTCAAGGTGTTACGTGTGGTGAACAAGCAAGACATTGTCCCTAAGCTTCCTGGTATCGTGTTCAACAAAgtactaaacaaaattaacccGATAACTTCAAGGCTCAATTGGGTCTACAGGCACGTCGGAACACAGCTTAAGCTCGATGTATTCAGTTCGCCTTACGTAAAACGCGATTCGGACTTAGCGAGGTCTCATAATCTCGAGGTTTATCTCCATGTTTTGGATGGCTTCCACAGCAAGAAatcagggtttagggttaacGCGAGGAGAGACGTTGCTTCAGTGAACAAGAGCACAGATATGTTGTTGGATCATCTAAGAATACCTGAGTGTTGGTACCAAGTGGCACATAAGGGTTTGATCCTCAACAAACAGACCGGCAGGTGGGTGAAGCCCGTCCGTGCGTCAGAAGATATCCCCTCTCCGTTATCGACCGGCCCAAAACCGATTCATAGCTTATGA